In a genomic window of Carassius carassius chromosome 43, fCarCar2.1, whole genome shotgun sequence:
- the csk gene encoding tyrosine-protein kinase CSK isoform X1, translating into MSTFETIWPPGTECVARYNFPGTADQDLPMCKGDVLTIIGVTKNLSAGASFQDPNWYKAKNAAGREGIIPANYVQKREGVKSGSKLSLMPWFHGKITRDQAERLLYPPETGLFLVRESTNYPGDYTLCVSCDGKVEHYRIIYHNGKLSIDEEEYFENLMQLMEHYTNDADGLCTRLIKPKLMEGTVAAQDEFSRSGWALNRKELKLIQTIGKGEFGDVMVGDYRGKKVAVKCIKHDATAQAFVAEASVMTQLRHNNLVQLLGVIVEEKGSLFIVTEYMSKGSLVDYLRSRGRSVIGGDRLINFSMDVCKAMEYLEANNFVHRDLAARNVLVSEDNMAKVSDFGLTKEASSTQDTAKLPVKWTSPEALREKAFSTKSDVWSFGILLWEIYSFGRVPYPRIPLKEVVPRVEKGYKMDAPDGCPAVVYDIMKQCWTLDPVLRPSFRELSQKLQDIIANELYR; encoded by the exons ATGTCTACCTTTGAG ACAATCTGGCCTCCCGGCACCGAGTGTGTAGCCAGGTACAACTTCCCTGGAACGGCCGACCAGGACTTGCCCATGTGCAAAGGAGATGTCCTTACTATAATTGGAGTAACTAAG AATTTGTCTGCTGGTGCTTCCTTCCAGGATCCAAACTGGTATAAAGCGAAAAACGCAGCAGGACGAGAGGGAATAATACCAGCAAACTATGTTCAGAAGAGAGAAGGAGTGAAATCAGGCAGTAAACTGAGCCTTATGCC ATGGTTCCATGGAAAGATCACACGCGACCAAGCCGAGAGGCTGCTTTACCCCCCAGAGACAGGCCTCTTCCTGGTGCGTGAGAGCACCAACTACCCTGGCGACTACACCCTGTGTGTCAGCTGCGATGGCAAGGTGGAGCATTACCGCATCATCTACCACAACGGCAAACTGTCCATCGATGAGGAGGAGTACTTTGAAAACCTCATGCAGCTCATGGAG CACTACACTAATGATGCAGATGGACTTTGTACCAGACTTATCAAACCTAAACTCATGGAGGGGACTGTGGCGGCCCAGGATGAGTTCTCCAGAA GTGGCTGGGCTCTGAATAGGAAAGAACTGAAGCTCATCCAGACTATCGGAAAGGGAGAGTTTGGAG ATGTGATGGTGGGAGACTACAGAGGCAAGAAAGTAGCGGTGAAGTGCATCAAACATGACGCAACAGCGCAGGCCTTCGTTGCAGAGGCTTCTGTCATGAC GCAACTCCGACACAATAACTTGGTACAGCTGCTGGGGGTGATCGTGGAAGAGAAGGGCAGCCTCTTTATCGTCACTGAGTATATGTCCAAG ggTAGTCTAGTGGACTATCTGCGCTCCAGAGGACGTAGTGTTATTGGTGGAGATCGTTTGATCAATTTCTCAAT GGATGTCTGCAAGGCGATGGAATATCTCGAGGCCAATAACTTTGTGCACAGGGATCTGGCAGCTCGTAATGTTTTAGTGTCAGAAGACAACATGGCAAAAGTCAGCGACTTTGGCCTCACCAAGGAAGCATCATCTACTCAAGATACAGCCAAACTGCCTGTTAAGTGGACTTCACCTGAAGCCTTAAGGGAGAAG GCGTTTTCCACTAAGTCAGACGTATGGAGTTTTGGCATCTTACTGTGGGAGATCTATTCCTTTGGTCGGGTACCCTATCCAAGAATT CCTTTGAAGGAAGTTGTCCCACGCGTAGAGAAGGGTTACAAGATGGACGCCCCAGACGGCTGCCCGGCGGTGGTGTATGACATCATGAAGCAGTGCTGGACTCTGGACCCTGTGCTGCGTCCCAGCTTCAGAGAACTGAGTCAGAAACTTCAAGATATCATTGCCAATGAGCTTTACCGataa
- the csk gene encoding tyrosine-protein kinase CSK isoform X2 — protein sequence MSTFETIWPPGTECVARYNFPGTADQDLPMCKGDVLTIIGVTKDPNWYKAKNAAGREGIIPANYVQKREGVKSGSKLSLMPWFHGKITRDQAERLLYPPETGLFLVRESTNYPGDYTLCVSCDGKVEHYRIIYHNGKLSIDEEEYFENLMQLMEHYTNDADGLCTRLIKPKLMEGTVAAQDEFSRSGWALNRKELKLIQTIGKGEFGDVMVGDYRGKKVAVKCIKHDATAQAFVAEASVMTQLRHNNLVQLLGVIVEEKGSLFIVTEYMSKGSLVDYLRSRGRSVIGGDRLINFSMDVCKAMEYLEANNFVHRDLAARNVLVSEDNMAKVSDFGLTKEASSTQDTAKLPVKWTSPEALREKAFSTKSDVWSFGILLWEIYSFGRVPYPRIPLKEVVPRVEKGYKMDAPDGCPAVVYDIMKQCWTLDPVLRPSFRELSQKLQDIIANELYR from the exons ATGTCTACCTTTGAG ACAATCTGGCCTCCCGGCACCGAGTGTGTAGCCAGGTACAACTTCCCTGGAACGGCCGACCAGGACTTGCCCATGTGCAAAGGAGATGTCCTTACTATAATTGGAGTAACTAAG GATCCAAACTGGTATAAAGCGAAAAACGCAGCAGGACGAGAGGGAATAATACCAGCAAACTATGTTCAGAAGAGAGAAGGAGTGAAATCAGGCAGTAAACTGAGCCTTATGCC ATGGTTCCATGGAAAGATCACACGCGACCAAGCCGAGAGGCTGCTTTACCCCCCAGAGACAGGCCTCTTCCTGGTGCGTGAGAGCACCAACTACCCTGGCGACTACACCCTGTGTGTCAGCTGCGATGGCAAGGTGGAGCATTACCGCATCATCTACCACAACGGCAAACTGTCCATCGATGAGGAGGAGTACTTTGAAAACCTCATGCAGCTCATGGAG CACTACACTAATGATGCAGATGGACTTTGTACCAGACTTATCAAACCTAAACTCATGGAGGGGACTGTGGCGGCCCAGGATGAGTTCTCCAGAA GTGGCTGGGCTCTGAATAGGAAAGAACTGAAGCTCATCCAGACTATCGGAAAGGGAGAGTTTGGAG ATGTGATGGTGGGAGACTACAGAGGCAAGAAAGTAGCGGTGAAGTGCATCAAACATGACGCAACAGCGCAGGCCTTCGTTGCAGAGGCTTCTGTCATGAC GCAACTCCGACACAATAACTTGGTACAGCTGCTGGGGGTGATCGTGGAAGAGAAGGGCAGCCTCTTTATCGTCACTGAGTATATGTCCAAG ggTAGTCTAGTGGACTATCTGCGCTCCAGAGGACGTAGTGTTATTGGTGGAGATCGTTTGATCAATTTCTCAAT GGATGTCTGCAAGGCGATGGAATATCTCGAGGCCAATAACTTTGTGCACAGGGATCTGGCAGCTCGTAATGTTTTAGTGTCAGAAGACAACATGGCAAAAGTCAGCGACTTTGGCCTCACCAAGGAAGCATCATCTACTCAAGATACAGCCAAACTGCCTGTTAAGTGGACTTCACCTGAAGCCTTAAGGGAGAAG GCGTTTTCCACTAAGTCAGACGTATGGAGTTTTGGCATCTTACTGTGGGAGATCTATTCCTTTGGTCGGGTACCCTATCCAAGAATT CCTTTGAAGGAAGTTGTCCCACGCGTAGAGAAGGGTTACAAGATGGACGCCCCAGACGGCTGCCCGGCGGTGGTGTATGACATCATGAAGCAGTGCTGGACTCTGGACCCTGTGCTGCGTCCCAGCTTCAGAGAACTGAGTCAGAAACTTCAAGATATCATTGCCAATGAGCTTTACCGataa